The following are encoded in a window of Candidatus Bathyarchaeota archaeon genomic DNA:
- a CDS encoding WD40 repeat domain-containing protein produces the protein MMRENGRIAFTVILILSAVTGIRVPAALTGSPRGGSDPTPQGVKLLWMSSTVGGVREVLITSGGEYVTAGGKGFVKRMEAGTGKETWSIERPLQVDSMAEAGDGSIVLAGLEQARLWAIKGDGSICWELSTEGPVLALDLTGRGDKAVFGTFFGTLYFAYPMRREVEAIHRREGAAVIRAALSADGDTAAIGYSDDAVEGFKWGDPEPIWHVRVEGHPKVLAFSPEGDRLILGTDNGRLYALDPRNGETLWVFEAADAISCVEFLEEDSMAVGSHDGYVYLINLEDGSNPWRYKVEGAVKSMAYIRNGSILCIGGTDRRFRALDLDAGMELGSVKAGYWVTSISASENGIAAFGAGKTLYTVRITVEGGGEHPSPGGGELSQPRKNLVYGASIILPALGAAGYLLVKHRRDKKRVV, from the coding sequence TTGATGCGAGAGAATGGAAGGATAGCCTTCACGGTAATCCTAATCCTATCGGCCGTGACGGGGATCCGCGTCCCCGCAGCCCTTACAGGCTCCCCCAGAGGAGGATCCGATCCAACCCCCCAGGGCGTGAAGCTGCTGTGGATGAGCAGTACCGTAGGAGGGGTCAGGGAGGTCCTCATAACCAGTGGAGGAGAATACGTGACGGCTGGGGGTAAGGGCTTCGTAAAGAGGATGGAAGCTGGCACAGGGAAAGAGACTTGGAGCATAGAGAGGCCCCTCCAGGTGGATTCCATGGCTGAGGCGGGGGATGGATCCATCGTATTAGCGGGGTTGGAGCAGGCGCGCCTCTGGGCGATCAAGGGCGATGGATCCATATGCTGGGAGCTCTCCACGGAGGGGCCTGTACTAGCCCTGGACCTTACCGGTAGGGGGGATAAAGCGGTTTTCGGAACCTTCTTCGGAACCCTGTATTTCGCGTATCCGATGAGGCGGGAGGTTGAGGCGATCCATAGGCGGGAGGGAGCCGCCGTGATCAGGGCAGCCCTGTCAGCCGACGGCGACACGGCCGCAATAGGATACTCGGATGACGCTGTCGAGGGGTTCAAATGGGGGGATCCTGAGCCCATATGGCATGTTAGGGTTGAGGGGCACCCTAAGGTCTTAGCCTTTTCCCCCGAGGGGGATAGGCTAATCCTCGGGACGGACAACGGGAGGCTCTACGCCCTCGACCCACGGAACGGTGAAACCCTATGGGTCTTCGAGGCGGCCGATGCTATAAGCTGCGTGGAGTTCCTGGAGGAGGACTCCATGGCCGTTGGAAGCCACGACGGATACGTCTACCTGATCAACTTGGAGGACGGCTCCAATCCATGGAGGTATAAGGTTGAGGGAGCCGTTAAGTCCATGGCCTACATCAGGAATGGATCGATCCTCTGCATAGGGGGTACGGATAGAAGGTTCAGGGCCTTAGACTTGGATGCGGGGATGGAGCTGGGCTCCGTGAAGGCGGGATACTGGGTAACCTCCATCTCCGCCTCGGAGAACGGGATCGCAGCCTTCGGGGCGGGGAAAACCCTGTACACGGTCAGGATCACCGTTGAAGGGGGAGGGGAGCATCCATCCCCCGGGGGCGGCGAGCTCTCCCAGCCCCGGAAAAACCTCGTATACGGCGCATCCATTATCCTGCCGGCCTTGGGGGCGGCGGGGTACCTCCTCGTGAAGCATAGAAGGGATAAAAAAAGGGTCGTCTAA
- a CDS encoding translation initiation factor IF-2 subunit gamma codes for MSKGSGKVQPEVNIGTLGHVDNGKSTLVQALTGVWTARHSEELKRGITIRVGYADGRFYRCPNHEPPEGYTTEEICPICGGKAELLRMVSFVDCPGHHSLMVTMLSGAALMDGALFVAAADAKFPQAQDREHLIAAEMAGIRNLIVIQNKIDLVDRDRAVENYKEIRDFLQTTIYADAPIIPVSAQHKVNMDSVIYAIERYIPTPKRDPNAAPKMYILRSFDVNKPGTEAEDLVGGVVGGSIVQGIFRVGDVMEIRPGVRVEKDGKPFYKPLQTEVRSLQIGAGPVSEARPGGLVGVGTSLDPSVTKSDSLVGNIIGRGDLPPVLDRLTLKVKLFERIVGTEELLKVEKIRTGEALVLNVATAVTAGVVTSARDEEVEVSLKKPVCVEEDSKVAISRRVGGGWRLIGYGVTI; via the coding sequence ATGTCTAAGGGGTCAGGCAAGGTTCAACCGGAGGTAAACATCGGTACGTTAGGGCACGTAGATAACGGTAAGAGCACCCTGGTTCAAGCTTTAACCGGCGTGTGGACCGCGAGGCACTCCGAGGAGCTTAAGAGGGGTATAACCATACGTGTAGGCTACGCGGACGGGCGTTTCTATAGGTGTCCGAACCATGAGCCGCCTGAGGGTTACACCACCGAGGAGATATGCCCGATATGCGGGGGGAAGGCTGAGCTTCTACGCATGGTGAGCTTCGTGGACTGCCCAGGCCATCACAGCCTCATGGTGACAATGCTCTCCGGGGCGGCTCTGATGGATGGAGCCCTCTTCGTCGCCGCCGCCGACGCCAAGTTCCCCCAGGCCCAGGACCGGGAACACCTGATAGCGGCTGAGATGGCTGGGATAAGGAACCTCATAGTGATCCAGAACAAGATAGACCTTGTGGATAGGGATCGGGCGGTTGAAAACTACAAGGAGATCAGGGACTTCCTCCAGACAACCATCTACGCCGATGCGCCCATCATCCCGGTCTCAGCGCAGCACAAGGTGAACATGGACTCCGTGATATACGCGATTGAACGGTATATTCCAACCCCTAAGAGGGATCCGAACGCCGCTCCAAAGATGTATATCTTGAGGTCCTTCGACGTCAATAAGCCCGGCACGGAGGCTGAGGACCTCGTGGGAGGGGTGGTAGGGGGCTCCATAGTTCAGGGTATCTTCAGGGTGGGCGACGTAATGGAGATAAGGCCTGGGGTTAGGGTTGAGAAGGACGGTAAACCCTTCTATAAGCCGCTTCAAACGGAGGTTAGGAGCCTCCAGATAGGCGCTGGACCCGTATCCGAGGCTAGGCCGGGGGGCCTCGTAGGGGTGGGGACCTCCCTGGATCCATCGGTCACGAAATCCGATAGCCTGGTGGGCAACATAATAGGGAGGGGGGATCTCCCCCCGGTCCTGGATAGGTTAACCCTTAAGGTTAAGCTCTTCGAGAGGATCGTAGGCACCGAGGAGCTCCTGAAGGTGGAGAAGATAAGGACTGGGGAAGCATTGGTGCTCAACGTGGCTACAGCCGTCACCGCGGGGGTCGTCACGTCCGCCAGGGATGAGGAGGTGGAGGTATCCTTGAAGAAGCCTGTCTGCGTGGAGGAGGACTCCAAGGTGGCCATCAGCCGCCGCGTAGGCGGGGGATGGCGGCTGATAGGCTACGGGGTAACCATCTAA
- a CDS encoding DMT family transporter encodes MNLRSSPLTGYISTVAGISIMATVEVATKLVQEDITPYQINFLRTLLGSAFLFLMVSILGGGLREFVERNLSRILLMALTWNVAGLNLYFLAITWTSASHAALIFSVNPVVSSVLAVMVLREDLTPSKVLGALTGLAGVAAVVTGFDPGFLGSGTVHGDLLMAIPLILWCVYLVWGISWTSEGSGRRGALKNQLNYLCSTFAFGLLFLAPISALDYSRNPVNLGLDTIGYLIYLGVATNGAAYILYFWGLSRIEVSKGTMMFFLKPVVASILSSIVLGEKVFSPSFIMGAALVSLGVLIASRSK; translated from the coding sequence TTGAACCTGAGGAGCAGCCCCCTGACGGGTTACATATCCACGGTCGCCGGCATCTCGATAATGGCCACCGTGGAGGTCGCCACGAAGCTCGTCCAGGAGGATATCACGCCGTACCAGATAAACTTCCTCAGAACCCTTCTAGGCAGCGCCTTCCTATTCCTCATGGTCTCGATCCTCGGAGGCGGCTTAAGGGAGTTCGTGGAGAGGAACCTCTCCAGGATCCTCTTGATGGCATTAACCTGGAACGTGGCGGGCTTAAACCTGTATTTCCTGGCGATAACCTGGACCTCAGCCTCCCATGCAGCCCTGATATTCTCCGTGAACCCGGTGGTATCCTCCGTCTTAGCCGTGATGGTCCTCCGCGAAGACTTGACGCCGTCCAAGGTCCTCGGGGCTTTAACCGGCCTAGCGGGCGTGGCAGCCGTGGTCACCGGGTTCGACCCCGGCTTCCTAGGTTCAGGCACCGTCCACGGCGACCTCCTAATGGCCATACCCTTGATCCTATGGTGCGTATACCTGGTATGGGGCATCTCATGGACCTCTGAAGGAAGCGGCCGCAGGGGCGCGTTAAAGAATCAATTGAATTATCTATGCTCGACGTTCGCCTTCGGGCTCCTCTTCCTCGCACCAATCTCCGCATTGGACTACTCGAGGAACCCTGTAAACCTCGGCCTGGACACGATAGGATACCTCATATATTTAGGAGTGGCCACGAACGGTGCAGCCTACATCCTATACTTCTGGGGTTTATCCAGGATAGAAGTATCTAAGGGTACTATGATGTTCTTCCTTAAGCCCGTCGTCGCATCCATCCTCTCCTCCATAGTTCTAGGGGAGAAGGTGTTCTCCCCAAGCTTCATAATGGGGGCGGCGCTGGTCTCCCTCGGGGTTCTCATAGCTTCAAGATCCAAGTAG
- a CDS encoding nucleotide pyrophosphohydrolase, translated as MELREIQGHMRRLYLHRDSERGVLGTMLWLVSEVGELSNLIVKRGDRRAMADEAADILAWLCSECNLIGVDLEEAFTEKYGDGCPRCGRIPCKCGEP; from the coding sequence ATGGAGCTAAGGGAGATCCAGGGACATATGAGGAGGCTCTACCTCCACAGGGATTCGGAGAGAGGTGTATTGGGAACCATGCTCTGGCTAGTATCCGAGGTGGGCGAACTATCAAACTTGATAGTTAAGAGGGGGGATAGGAGGGCCATGGCCGATGAGGCGGCTGACATACTGGCCTGGCTCTGCAGCGAATGCAACCTGATCGGAGTAGACTTGGAGGAAGCCTTCACCGAGAAGTATGGGGATGGATGCCCTAGATGCGGCCGGATCCCCTGCAAATGCGGAGAACCCTAA
- a CDS encoding winged helix-turn-helix transcriptional regulator, with protein sequence MALRPPIDPRAYLTSRRNVKAGLASRSRIIRALEEGEPKTLREISEAAGLSYSAAAHHVGLLRDEGVVRPEMMDRVKRWRLTGYGQQRLI encoded by the coding sequence ATGGCATTGAGGCCTCCGATAGATCCCAGGGCCTATCTGACTTCCAGGAGGAACGTGAAGGCGGGTTTGGCTTCGAGGAGCAGGATAATCAGGGCCTTGGAGGAGGGGGAGCCTAAGACCCTGAGGGAGATCAGCGAGGCCGCGGGGCTAAGCTACTCCGCGGCGGCCCATCACGTAGGACTCCTCCGGGATGAAGGCGTGGTGAGGCCTGAAATGATGGATAGGGTGAAGAGGTGGAGGCTGACGGGGTACGGGCAGCAGCGCCTAATTTAA
- a CDS encoding proteasome assembly chaperone family protein — MSGSLDVDGELRIVEVRPLDGLRTCIIGLPDVGLVGLITANHLINSLGLDEVGYLESKLLPPVIVVHNGEPKHPVRFFAQGGLVILTSEIPIPASILNLLADGLLDWASAKGFELLVSVSGIAVPNRLEIDTPEVYGVASSEKARRILEDSKIPLLEEGFMVGPHAAILRESLRRKVDSLILLAQSHYQYPDPGAAASVVNTLNKFLGLNVDVKTLLEQAEEIRLKTREIMQRTYKAMQRMQKMQEQELPPMYV; from the coding sequence ATGTCCGGATCTCTAGATGTGGATGGGGAGCTGAGGATAGTTGAGGTTAGGCCGTTGGATGGCCTGAGGACCTGCATAATAGGGTTGCCTGATGTGGGTCTAGTAGGTTTAATTACAGCTAATCACCTGATAAACTCTTTGGGGCTGGACGAGGTCGGCTACTTGGAGTCCAAGCTTTTACCCCCCGTCATAGTGGTTCATAACGGGGAGCCGAAGCATCCGGTGAGGTTCTTCGCCCAGGGAGGCTTGGTGATCCTGACATCTGAGATCCCTATCCCAGCCTCCATACTGAACTTATTGGCGGATGGGCTCTTGGACTGGGCTTCGGCTAAGGGCTTCGAACTCCTGGTATCGGTGAGCGGGATAGCCGTCCCGAACAGGCTTGAGATAGATACCCCGGAGGTTTACGGGGTGGCTTCCAGCGAGAAGGCTAGGAGAATCCTGGAGGACTCGAAGATACCCCTACTTGAGGAGGGCTTCATGGTAGGCCCCCACGCAGCCATCTTGCGGGAATCCCTTAGAAGGAAGGTGGACAGCCTGATCCTGCTGGCTCAATCGCATTACCAGTATCCGGATCCCGGGGCCGCAGCCTCCGTAGTCAACACCCTCAACAAGTTTCTAGGCTTGAACGTGGACGTGAAGACCCTCCTGGAGCAGGCTGAGGAGATCCGCCTTAAAACCAGGGAGATAATGCAGCGCACCTATAAGGCTATGCAGAGGATGCAGAAGATGCAGGAGCAGGAGCTCCCCCCGATGTACGTCTAG
- a CDS encoding Hsp20/alpha crystallin family protein, which translates to MWRRRRIMDEIEALEREIDRMFEEVLYGKPMWDPTMGCFEPLTYLDELEDKIIVTVDLPYVRKEDITLDVTPDSLRIEAKMDRPVRYDRWGTVQRRCEFRGFKKEVKLPGEVVPEASKARFKDGYLIIELPKKATRHKIEVE; encoded by the coding sequence TTGTGGCGTAGGAGGAGGATAATGGACGAGATAGAGGCCTTGGAGAGGGAGATAGACAGGATGTTCGAGGAGGTCCTCTACGGGAAGCCCATGTGGGATCCAACCATGGGATGCTTCGAGCCCTTAACCTACCTGGATGAGCTCGAGGACAAGATAATAGTAACGGTGGACCTCCCCTACGTTAGGAAGGAGGATATAACCCTGGACGTGACCCCGGACTCCCTCAGGATAGAGGCTAAAATGGATCGTCCAGTAAGATATGATCGATGGGGTACCGTGCAGAGGAGGTGCGAATTCAGAGGGTTCAAGAAGGAGGTGAAGCTTCCAGGCGAGGTGGTCCCCGAGGCCTCCAAGGCCAGGTTCAAGGATGGATACCTGATAATCGAGTTGCCGAAGAAGGCTACGAGACATAAGATAGAGGTGGAGTAG
- a CDS encoding DNA-directed RNA polymerase produces the protein MFRLLTVEDVVRIPPNQFGMPLSEVAKNQIKMKYENMADDEMGYVILIIDVEVDPMGKILPGDGSTYHKVTFKALTFYPEVQEVVEGEVVEVTDFGAFVRIGPEDALLHVSQVLDDYLSFDPKSGTLMGKETGRKLGKGDLVRARIIAVSFPKGGSGGKIGVTMRQPFLGKLEWIQEDVKKLQGG, from the coding sequence ATGTTCAGGCTATTAACAGTTGAGGATGTCGTGAGGATACCTCCAAACCAGTTCGGGATGCCGTTGAGCGAGGTGGCTAAGAACCAGATCAAGATGAAATACGAGAACATGGCCGACGATGAGATGGGCTACGTCATACTCATAATCGACGTGGAGGTGGATCCCATGGGTAAGATACTCCCAGGGGACGGCTCAACCTATCATAAGGTCACCTTCAAGGCCTTAACCTTCTATCCCGAGGTTCAGGAGGTGGTGGAAGGGGAGGTGGTGGAGGTGACGGACTTCGGCGCCTTCGTAAGGATTGGACCTGAAGACGCCCTGCTCCACGTATCCCAGGTCCTAGACGACTACTTATCCTTCGATCCCAAGAGTGGAACCCTTATGGGGAAGGAGACCGGCAGGAAACTTGGGAAAGGAGACCTGGTCAGGGCTAGGATAATAGCCGTGAGCTTCCCTAAGGGCGGATCAGGGGGCAAGATAGGGGTGACCATGAGGCAGCCGTTCCTCGGGAAGCTGGAGTGGATCCAAGAGGACGTGAAGAAGCTTCAGGGAGGCTGA
- a CDS encoding serine hydroxymethyltransferase, translating into MNAQEYYERIFTLLEEHHRWFSESIPLIASENVPSTAVREAIISDFGNRYAEGWPGERVYAGCIYIDQVESLCIELAKELFKAEFVDVRPTSGVCANLVAYTAFTKPGDLIMALSIPNGGHISYGKMELGGTAGAVRGLRLAYFPFDHEEMNIDVDKTVDRIEKLKKEGDRVSMAMFGASVFLFPHPVRELADYLKSQDITICYDAAHVLGLIAGGVFQDPLREGADLVTGSTHKTLFGPQGGIVISWDRYADAIKKATFPGNVSNHHLHHLAGKAVAFAEMLAFGREYARQIVRNAKALGQALHERGFQVLGEKKGFTESHTILVDITRYGDGRSIEKRLEEANIILNRNLLPYDLKFGRHFEAPGGIRCGLSECTRLGMRESDMDQIAEFMEKIIIKGEDPAKVKGEVAEFRRNFTKIHYAFETGKNAYEYFRLRT; encoded by the coding sequence ATGAACGCCCAGGAATACTATGAGAGGATTTTCACGCTCCTGGAGGAGCATCATAGATGGTTCTCAGAATCGATCCCTTTGATAGCCAGCGAGAACGTTCCCAGCACGGCTGTGAGGGAGGCTATCATAAGCGATTTCGGGAACCGTTACGCTGAGGGGTGGCCTGGGGAGAGGGTTTACGCGGGCTGCATCTACATAGATCAGGTGGAGAGCCTCTGCATAGAGTTGGCTAAGGAGCTCTTCAAAGCCGAGTTCGTGGATGTGAGGCCCACCTCGGGCGTATGCGCGAACCTCGTAGCGTACACCGCCTTCACGAAGCCCGGCGACCTTATAATGGCCCTCTCCATACCCAACGGGGGCCATATAAGCTACGGGAAGATGGAGCTTGGGGGGACGGCGGGGGCCGTCAGGGGGCTTAGGCTCGCGTACTTCCCCTTCGACCACGAGGAGATGAACATAGACGTGGACAAGACCGTGGATAGGATCGAGAAGCTTAAGAAGGAGGGCGACAGGGTCAGCATGGCCATGTTCGGCGCATCGGTGTTCCTCTTCCCGCATCCAGTGAGGGAGTTGGCGGACTACCTTAAAAGCCAGGATATAACCATCTGCTACGATGCAGCCCACGTGCTAGGCTTGATAGCCGGCGGGGTGTTCCAGGATCCGTTGAGGGAGGGCGCGGACCTGGTCACCGGCAGCACCCATAAAACCCTATTCGGACCCCAGGGCGGCATAGTGATCTCCTGGGACCGCTACGCCGACGCCATTAAAAAGGCCACCTTCCCCGGGAACGTGAGCAACCATCACCTGCACCACCTGGCCGGGAAGGCTGTAGCCTTCGCTGAGATGCTGGCCTTCGGCCGGGAATACGCCCGACAAATAGTTAGAAACGCTAAAGCCTTGGGTCAGGCGTTGCACGAGAGGGGCTTCCAGGTCCTAGGCGAAAAGAAGGGCTTCACCGAATCCCATACGATACTCGTCGATATAACGAGGTACGGCGATGGAAGGAGCATAGAGAAGAGGCTTGAGGAGGCCAACATAATCCTGAACAGGAACCTCCTCCCCTACGATCTTAAATTCGGCCGCCACTTCGAAGCCCCAGGCGGCATAAGATGCGGCCTCTCGGAGTGCACTAGGCTCGGGATGAGGGAGAGCGACATGGACCAGATAGCTGAGTTCATGGAGAAGATAATAATTAAAGGCGAGGACCCCGCCAAGGTGAAGGGGGAGGTGGCGGAGTTCCGTAGAAACTTCACCAAGATCCATTACGCCTTCGAAACCGGTAAAAACGCCTACGAATACTTCAGGCTTAGAACCTAA
- a CDS encoding MarC family protein: MPSDLLKAFVALIVIVDPLGNIPIFSSLTAGMDGKVRRRTFNTATVVGFALLLIFTLLGDQLLKLFGISMESFMVAGGLLLAIISIKILIQGGWEERQVSPEDVGAVPIAFPLLVGPGAITTTMLILKSSGLAVAVSAVSLVFATVWLILRFIDPIYNLLGKTGSAVVARVMAVFIAAIAVQFIFEGFNLLLGSWGLG, translated from the coding sequence ATCCCATCGGACCTCCTTAAAGCATTTGTAGCATTGATCGTCATCGTGGATCCCCTGGGTAACATACCCATCTTCTCCTCCCTCACAGCGGGGATGGACGGCAAGGTGAGGAGGAGGACCTTCAACACCGCCACTGTGGTGGGCTTCGCCCTCCTCCTGATCTTCACCCTGCTCGGGGACCAGCTCCTCAAGCTCTTCGGGATATCCATGGAGAGCTTCATGGTCGCCGGGGGTTTACTCCTAGCCATAATATCCATTAAGATACTCATCCAGGGGGGATGGGAGGAGAGGCAGGTCTCCCCTGAAGACGTGGGGGCGGTTCCCATAGCCTTCCCGCTCCTCGTGGGCCCGGGGGCCATAACCACCACTATGCTGATACTTAAATCCTCAGGGTTAGCCGTGGCGGTCTCAGCGGTCTCCCTGGTTTTCGCCACCGTATGGCTCATACTGAGGTTCATAGACCCCATATATAACCTGCTGGGGAAGACCGGATCCGCCGTGGTGGCGAGGGTGATGGCCGTCTTCATAGCGGCTATAGCCGTCCAGTTCATATTTGAAGGCTTCAATTTACTCCTAGGATCCTGGGGGCTGGGCTGA
- a CDS encoding GIY-YIG nuclease family protein — protein MDASGLRGVYILVLRLLEGVHVAVGGLGIHRLDPGLYMYVGKGYGRGSSSVEGRLGRHLSKDKKPFWHIDYLTLNPKFKAEAALYASTAELSECRLARMLIEELGAGLAVEGFGSSDCGCKGHLIHAPKASLEGLIEAIRSIFSKLKLKPVEVRVEIAGDEAVRDGNGLEG, from the coding sequence ATGGATGCATCGGGGTTGAGGGGCGTCTACATACTCGTGCTGAGGCTGCTCGAGGGGGTTCATGTGGCCGTGGGGGGTCTGGGGATCCATCGGCTGGATCCCGGCCTCTACATGTACGTGGGTAAGGGTTATGGGAGGGGTTCCTCATCGGTTGAGGGCCGGCTGGGGAGGCACCTCTCCAAGGATAAGAAGCCCTTCTGGCACATCGATTATCTGACCTTAAACCCCAAGTTTAAAGCTGAGGCTGCTCTCTACGCGTCTACAGCTGAGCTCTCCGAATGTAGGCTAGCCCGGATGCTCATCGAGGAATTAGGGGCTGGGCTCGCGGTTGAGGGGTTCGGCTCCTCAGACTGTGGATGCAAAGGCCATCTGATACATGCCCCTAAGGCGTCCTTGGAAGGGCTCATCGAGGCGATCCGCAGCATCTTCTCAAAGCTTAAATTAAAGCCTGTGGAGGTCAGGGTTGAGATCGCCGGAGATGAAGCGGTTAGGGATGGGAACGGCCTAGAAGGGTAG
- a CDS encoding Lrp/AsnC family transcriptional regulator has translation MKLDKLDLKILRIIQENCKLSAREIASQLDVPITTVYSRIKRMEDSGLIKGYRALLDPKKIGKGATAFILASVAYTDPRRSDIISQREVAEKVSKFPEVQEVHIISGDWDLLIKVRAEDVDMVGSFVVDKLRTVEGIEKTLTCMVFNTLKEETSINL, from the coding sequence TTGAAGCTGGATAAACTGGATTTAAAGATACTGCGCATAATCCAGGAGAACTGTAAGTTGAGCGCCAGGGAGATAGCCTCCCAGCTGGACGTACCTATAACCACCGTCTACAGCAGGATTAAACGGATGGAGGATTCAGGCCTAATAAAGGGGTATAGGGCCCTCCTAGACCCTAAGAAGATCGGGAAAGGCGCCACAGCCTTCATCCTGGCCTCAGTAGCCTATACGGATCCCAGACGCTCCGATATCATCTCCCAGAGGGAGGTGGCGGAGAAGGTATCCAAGTTCCCTGAGGTTCAGGAGGTCCATATAATATCGGGGGACTGGGATCTACTCATCAAGGTTAGAGCCGAGGACGTGGACATGGTTGGAAGCTTCGTGGTGGATAAGCTTAGAACCGTCGAAGGCATAGAGAAAACCCTCACCTGCATGGTGTTCAATACGCTTAAAGAAGAAACCTCCATAAACCTGTGA
- a CDS encoding preprotein translocase subunit Sec61beta: MSKREKRRRREAPMPAASAGLLRFFEEETEGIKVRPEILLAMAVGLIALSIVVYLTP; the protein is encoded by the coding sequence ATGAGCAAGAGGGAGAAGCGGCGTAGGAGGGAGGCCCCAATGCCCGCGGCCAGCGCAGGCCTCCTCAGGTTCTTCGAGGAGGAGACGGAGGGGATAAAGGTGCGGCCTGAAATACTCCTGGCAATGGCTGTAGGGCTCATAGCCCTGAGCATCGTGGTATACTTAACCCCCTGA
- a CDS encoding DNA-directed RNA polymerase, subunit E'', whose amino-acid sequence MTDKACRSCRTISMGSICPNCKSTNLSEDWSGLVIIFDVENSEVARKMKAEKPGRYAVRVR is encoded by the coding sequence TTGACCGATAAGGCCTGCAGGTCATGTAGGACCATAAGCATGGGATCCATCTGCCCCAACTGCAAATCCACGAACCTAAGCGAGGACTGGTCAGGCCTCGTAATAATATTCGACGTTGAAAACTCCGAGGTAGCACGGAAGATGAAGGCGGAGAAACCCGGGAGATACGCTGTGAGGGTACGCTGA
- a CDS encoding M67 family metallopeptidase codes for MTLIIRKRHFDVIVEHSLEEYPLEACGILLGDLRGSVRSVRRVFKARNILGSPSRYEIDPEDQLAAFSLADKESMAVVGFYHSHPYWDPEPSSLDSAMAFYRDSSYVIYSMPTRSIASFIWDGSKFIPEEVKII; via the coding sequence TTGACGCTGATAATTAGGAAGAGGCATTTCGACGTAATCGTAGAGCATTCCCTGGAGGAGTATCCCCTGGAGGCATGCGGCATACTATTAGGCGATTTGAGGGGGTCCGTCAGATCGGTGAGGAGGGTCTTCAAGGCCCGTAACATACTAGGTTCCCCATCCCGGTACGAGATAGACCCTGAAGACCAGCTGGCCGCCTTCTCCCTAGCCGACAAGGAATCCATGGCGGTCGTAGGGTTCTATCATAGCCATCCATACTGGGATCCTGAGCCCTCCAGCTTAGATTCGGCCATGGCATTCTACAGGGATTCATCCTACGTCATATACTCCATGCCCACGAGGTCCATAGCCTCCTTCATTTGGGATGGGAGCAAGTTCATACCTGAAGAGGTTAAGATAATCTGA